A portion of the Micromonospora vinacea genome contains these proteins:
- a CDS encoding ATP-binding cassette domain-containing protein: MIETRGLRKSFRSRAGRETKTVDAVRGVDLDVAKGEIFGFLGPNGAGKTTTLRMLATLIEPDGGEATIAGADLRKDPAEVRRRIGYVPQGGSTWDESTAREELVLHARMYGISKADAQRRAARALDAFQLTEYADRKCKTYSGGQRRRVEIALGIIHEPKIVFLDEPTTGLDPQSRAHMWDEIRRLRADGMTVFITTHYLDEADALCDRIAIMDNGEVVAEGTPTELKREISGDVVLVGLDLAATPQAAQTLDGEPYVNKLETVDEGGLRLYVDEGATAIPQVLRRLDHAGLELRSIELHRPSLDDVFLTKTGRSLRES; the protein is encoded by the coding sequence ATGATCGAGACCAGGGGGCTGCGGAAGTCGTTCCGCTCCCGCGCGGGTCGAGAGACGAAGACGGTGGACGCCGTGCGGGGCGTCGACCTTGACGTTGCCAAGGGCGAGATCTTCGGCTTCCTCGGCCCGAACGGCGCCGGCAAGACCACCACGCTGCGGATGCTCGCCACGCTGATCGAGCCGGACGGCGGCGAGGCCACCATCGCGGGCGCCGACCTGCGCAAGGACCCGGCCGAGGTGCGCCGCCGCATCGGGTACGTCCCGCAGGGCGGCAGCACCTGGGACGAGTCCACCGCCCGCGAAGAGCTGGTGCTGCACGCCCGGATGTACGGCATCAGCAAGGCCGACGCGCAGAGGCGCGCCGCTCGCGCGCTGGACGCCTTCCAGCTCACCGAGTACGCCGACCGCAAGTGCAAGACCTACTCCGGCGGCCAGCGTCGCCGGGTGGAGATCGCCCTCGGCATCATCCACGAGCCGAAGATCGTCTTCCTGGACGAGCCGACCACCGGCCTCGACCCGCAGAGCCGCGCCCACATGTGGGACGAGATCCGGCGGCTACGCGCCGACGGGATGACCGTCTTCATCACCACGCACTACCTGGACGAGGCCGACGCGCTCTGCGACCGCATCGCGATCATGGACAACGGCGAGGTGGTGGCCGAGGGCACCCCAACCGAGCTCAAGCGCGAGATCTCCGGCGACGTGGTGCTTGTCGGTCTCGACCTGGCCGCCACCCCACAGGCCGCCCAGACGCTCGACGGCGAGCCGTACGTCAACAAGCTGGAGACGGTCGACGAGGGCGGCCTGCGCCTCTACGTCGACGAGGGCGCCACCGCCATCCCGCAGGTGCTGCGCCGACTCGACCACGCCGGGCTGGAGCTGCGCTCGATCGAGCTGCACCGGCCCAGCCTGGACGACGTCTTCCTCACCAAGACCGGCCGCTCGCTGCGCGAGTCCTGA
- a CDS encoding ABC transporter permease, which yields MKFARDTWLIFQRQTQLLLRNPVWVFVGVFQPVMYLLLFAPLLKPALNAPTQAAAYKIFVPGLLVLLAIFGGLFQGFGLIAELRAGVIERSRVTPISRLALLLGRSLRDVVSLMVQAVIITLLALIFDLRVFIGDLLLAYLMLALIALMTSAVSYGVALKVKSEDALAPLMNTVAQPVLLLSGILLPLTFAPGWLQGIANWNPFSWAVDGTRALFAGDLGSDKVWQGLSITAVLAALGVYWAARQFARSVR from the coding sequence ATGAAATTCGCCCGTGACACGTGGCTGATCTTCCAGCGCCAGACCCAACTCCTGCTGCGCAACCCGGTCTGGGTCTTCGTCGGCGTGTTCCAGCCGGTCATGTACCTGCTGCTCTTCGCCCCGCTGCTCAAACCCGCACTGAACGCGCCCACCCAGGCCGCCGCCTACAAGATCTTCGTGCCGGGTCTGCTGGTGCTGCTGGCCATCTTCGGTGGCCTGTTCCAGGGCTTCGGCCTGATCGCCGAGCTGCGAGCCGGCGTCATCGAACGCTCCCGGGTCACCCCGATCAGCCGGCTCGCCCTGCTGCTCGGCCGCTCCCTGCGCGACGTGGTCTCGCTCATGGTGCAGGCGGTCATCATCACACTGCTGGCGCTCATCTTCGACCTGCGGGTGTTCATCGGGGACCTGCTTCTGGCGTACCTGATGCTCGCCCTGATCGCCCTCATGACCTCGGCCGTCTCCTACGGCGTCGCCCTCAAGGTCAAGAGCGAGGACGCGCTGGCCCCGCTGATGAACACCGTGGCGCAGCCGGTGCTGCTGCTCTCCGGCATCCTGCTGCCGCTGACCTTCGCGCCCGGCTGGTTGCAGGGCATCGCCAACTGGAACCCGTTCTCCTGGGCGGTCGACGGCACCCGGGCACTGTTCGCCGGTGACCTGGGCAGCGACAAGGTCTGGCAGGGCCTGAGCATCACCGCGGTCCTCGCCGCGCTGGGCGTCTACTGGGCCGCTCGCCAGTTCGCCCGCAGCGTCCGCTGA
- a CDS encoding GH25 family lysozyme translates to MARTSSSLRRALAAGLTVLATAAAALVATAGPAAAATTPGVDVSRYQGTINWTSVRNAGIQFAFIKATEGTSYKDPNFNANYVNSYNAGVIRGAYHFARPNISAGSTQANYLASNGGAWSADSRTLPAALDIEGNPYSGGYCYGLSTTGMRNWVQDFLNTYRSRTGRYAVIYTTTSWWNQCTGSWTGPWANHPLWLARWSSTPGALPAGASVWSFWQYTSTGAVSGISGNVDRNYWNGDRSRLIALANNT, encoded by the coding sequence ATGGCCCGTACCTCATCATCGCTGCGCCGCGCGCTCGCGGCCGGCCTCACCGTCCTCGCCACCGCGGCGGCGGCCCTGGTCGCGACCGCCGGACCGGCGGCCGCCGCCACCACACCCGGTGTCGACGTCTCCCGCTACCAGGGCACCATCAACTGGACCAGCGTCCGCAACGCGGGCATCCAGTTCGCCTTCATCAAGGCGACCGAGGGCACCAGCTACAAGGACCCGAACTTCAACGCCAACTACGTCAACTCGTACAACGCCGGGGTGATCCGCGGGGCGTACCACTTCGCCCGCCCGAACATCTCCGCCGGCTCCACCCAGGCCAACTACCTGGCCTCCAATGGCGGCGCCTGGTCCGCTGACAGCCGCACCCTGCCCGCCGCCCTCGACATCGAGGGCAACCCGTACAGCGGCGGCTACTGCTACGGGCTCAGCACCACCGGGATGCGCAATTGGGTGCAGGACTTCCTGAACACCTACCGCTCCCGCACCGGCCGGTACGCGGTCATCTACACCACCACGAGCTGGTGGAACCAGTGCACCGGCAGCTGGACCGGCCCGTGGGCGAACCACCCGCTGTGGCTGGCCCGCTGGTCGAGCACCCCCGGCGCCCTGCCGGCCGGCGCGTCGGTATGGAGCTTCTGGCAGTACACAAGCACCGGCGCGGTCTCCGGGATCAGCGGCAACGTGGACCGCAACTACTGGAACGGCGACCGGAGCCGCCTGATCGCGTTGGCCAACAACACCTGA
- a CDS encoding acetyl/propionyl/methylcrotonyl-CoA carboxylase subunit alpha: MRKVLIANRGEIAVRVIRACRDAGLGSVAVYADSDRDALHATLADEAYALGGDSATETYLRIDKLLDVAARAGADAVHPGYGFLSENADFAQAVTDAGLTWIGPTPQAIRDLGDKVTARHIAQRAGAPLVPGTPDPVASPDEVMAFAVDHGLPVAIKAAFGGGGRGLKVARTMEEIPQLFESATREAVAAFGRGECFVERYLDKPRHVEAQVLADQHGNVIVVGTRDCSLQRRHQKLVEEAPAPFLTDAQRAQIHESAKAICREAGYHGAGTVEYLVGMDGTISFLEVNTRLQVEHPVTEETAGIDLVREQFRIADGEKLRITEDPTPRGHAIEFRINGEDPGRNFLPAPGTVTALRLPNGPGVRVDTGISAGDVIGGNFDSLLAKVIITGETRTEALERARRALDEMVLDGMATALPFHRLVVRDEAFTAEPFTVHTRWIETDFHNTVPPFTAAAGTAEAPAERDTVVVEVGGKRLEVSLPAGFGGSTTTAAPASRKPTRRGGAKAGTPVSGDALTSPMQGTIVKIAVADGDTVAEGDLVVVLEAMKMEQPLHAHKAGTVSGLSAEVGAVITAGAPICTIA, from the coding sequence GTGCGCAAGGTACTCATCGCCAACCGCGGCGAGATCGCCGTCCGGGTGATCCGCGCGTGCCGCGACGCCGGCCTGGGCAGCGTCGCCGTGTACGCGGACTCCGACCGCGACGCCCTGCACGCCACCCTCGCGGACGAGGCGTACGCGCTCGGCGGGGACAGCGCGACCGAGACCTACCTGCGCATCGACAAGCTGCTCGACGTCGCCGCCCGGGCCGGCGCCGACGCCGTACACCCGGGTTATGGCTTCCTCAGTGAGAACGCCGACTTCGCCCAGGCCGTCACCGACGCCGGGCTGACCTGGATCGGCCCCACCCCGCAGGCGATCCGCGACCTGGGCGACAAGGTCACCGCCCGGCACATCGCCCAGCGGGCCGGCGCGCCACTGGTCCCCGGCACCCCGGACCCGGTGGCCAGCCCGGACGAGGTGATGGCGTTCGCCGTCGACCACGGCCTTCCGGTCGCCATCAAGGCCGCCTTCGGTGGCGGTGGGCGCGGCCTCAAGGTCGCCCGCACCATGGAGGAGATCCCCCAGCTGTTCGAGTCGGCCACCCGGGAGGCGGTCGCGGCGTTCGGTCGGGGCGAGTGCTTCGTCGAGCGGTACCTCGACAAGCCCCGGCACGTCGAGGCTCAGGTCCTCGCCGACCAGCACGGCAACGTGATCGTGGTGGGCACCCGGGACTGCTCGTTGCAGCGACGCCACCAGAAGCTCGTCGAGGAGGCACCCGCGCCGTTCCTCACCGACGCCCAGCGCGCGCAGATCCACGAGAGCGCCAAGGCGATCTGCCGCGAGGCCGGCTACCACGGCGCCGGCACCGTGGAGTACCTGGTCGGCATGGACGGCACCATCTCCTTCCTGGAGGTCAACACCCGGCTCCAGGTCGAGCACCCGGTCACCGAGGAGACCGCCGGCATCGACCTGGTCCGGGAGCAGTTCCGGATCGCGGACGGCGAGAAGCTGCGGATCACCGAGGACCCGACGCCGCGCGGGCACGCGATCGAGTTCCGGATCAACGGCGAGGACCCGGGCCGCAACTTCCTGCCCGCGCCGGGCACTGTCACCGCGCTGCGCCTGCCCAACGGGCCGGGTGTGCGGGTCGACACCGGCATCTCGGCCGGCGACGTGATCGGCGGCAACTTCGACTCGCTGCTCGCCAAGGTGATCATCACGGGTGAGACGCGCACCGAGGCGCTGGAGCGCGCCCGCCGCGCGCTGGACGAGATGGTCCTCGACGGGATGGCCACCGCGCTGCCGTTCCACCGGCTCGTGGTGCGGGACGAGGCGTTCACCGCCGAGCCGTTCACAGTGCACACCCGGTGGATCGAGACCGACTTCCACAACACAGTGCCGCCGTTCACCGCCGCCGCCGGCACCGCCGAGGCGCCGGCCGAACGCGACACCGTCGTGGTCGAGGTGGGCGGCAAGCGCCTCGAGGTCAGCCTCCCCGCCGGCTTCGGCGGGAGTACGACCACCGCGGCACCCGCCTCCCGTAAGCCGACCCGGCGCGGTGGCGCCAAGGCCGGCACCCCGGTCAGCGGTGACGCGCTCACCTCACCGATGCAGGGCACCATCGTCAAGATCGCAGTGGCGGACGGCGACACAGTGGCCGAGGGTGACCTGGTCGTGGTGTTGGAGGCGATGAAGATGGAGCAGCCGCTGCACGCGCACAAGGCGGGCACGGTCAGCGGTCTCAGCGCCGAGGTCGGCGCCGTCATCACCGCCGGCGCTCCCATCTGCACCATCGCCTGA
- a CDS encoding Maf family protein, translating to MSETLPLRLVLASASPARRKLLQAAGVEPEVLVSGVDESLVVTERAEELCLELARLKAQAVLTRLSPAADQRTLVIGCDSVLAFEGDILGKPADAADATKRWQRMRGRSGVLHSGHCLVDVAAGRRAEAVASTTVHFADISDDEIAAYVATGEPLAVAGAFTIDGLGGPFVERIEGDPGTVVGLSMPLLRRLLAELDLRITDLWTKVAPGGQSVEPLGNVRS from the coding sequence GTGTCTGAGACCTTGCCGCTCCGCCTCGTGCTCGCTTCGGCGAGTCCTGCCCGTCGTAAGTTGCTCCAGGCTGCCGGCGTCGAGCCGGAGGTGCTGGTCAGCGGGGTGGATGAGTCCCTCGTGGTGACCGAGCGGGCCGAGGAGTTGTGTCTGGAGTTGGCTCGCCTGAAGGCGCAGGCGGTGTTGACCCGGCTGAGCCCGGCCGCCGACCAGCGGACGTTGGTGATCGGCTGCGACTCGGTGCTCGCCTTCGAGGGGGACATCCTCGGCAAGCCGGCGGATGCGGCCGACGCGACGAAGCGGTGGCAGCGGATGCGGGGGCGCAGTGGCGTCCTGCACAGCGGGCACTGTCTGGTCGACGTTGCCGCGGGGCGGCGCGCGGAGGCGGTCGCCTCGACCACCGTCCACTTCGCTGACATCAGTGACGACGAGATCGCCGCGTACGTGGCCACTGGTGAGCCGCTGGCGGTGGCCGGCGCGTTCACGATCGACGGGCTGGGTGGGCCGTTCGTGGAGCGGATCGAGGGTGACCCGGGGACGGTGGTCGGGCTGTCGATGCCACTGCTGCGTCGGCTCCTCGCCGAGCTGGATCTGCGGATCACCGACCTGTGGACGAAGGTCGCGCCGGGCGGCCAATCCGTCGAGCCGCTCGGTAACGTCCGGTCATGA
- a CDS encoding PadR family transcriptional regulator — MMILGLVRWMQPVHGYDVRRELLSWSADKWANIQPGSIYHALRKLTEEGLLRAVATEQVGARPARTTYEVTVKGEDEFETLLRNSWWTITEPADPFVAAFSFLPAMPRAEAAAALRNRANLLRAGVESMRASLESDWVRNRKPAHVGWMFELWSARAEAEMTWCERIAERIDSGVSYLPAELDEAQGWSGWRDGVEPSGTDAE; from the coding sequence ATGATGATTCTCGGTCTGGTGCGGTGGATGCAGCCCGTGCACGGCTACGACGTGCGCCGCGAGCTGCTGAGCTGGAGCGCCGACAAGTGGGCGAACATACAACCCGGATCGATCTATCACGCCCTGCGCAAGCTCACCGAGGAAGGGCTGCTCCGCGCCGTCGCGACCGAGCAGGTGGGTGCCCGTCCGGCGCGCACCACGTACGAGGTGACGGTCAAGGGTGAGGACGAGTTCGAGACGCTGCTGCGCAACTCCTGGTGGACCATCACCGAGCCCGCCGACCCGTTCGTGGCGGCGTTCTCCTTCCTGCCGGCCATGCCGCGCGCCGAGGCGGCCGCCGCCCTGCGCAACCGGGCCAACCTGCTGCGCGCCGGCGTCGAGTCGATGCGCGCCTCGCTGGAGTCGGACTGGGTGCGCAACCGCAAGCCGGCGCACGTGGGCTGGATGTTCGAGCTGTGGTCGGCGCGGGCGGAGGCGGAGATGACCTGGTGCGAGCGGATCGCCGAACGGATCGATTCCGGAGTGTCGTACCTGCCTGCTGAGCTGGATGAAGCGCAGGGTTGGTCGGGGTGGAGGGACGGGGTGGAGCCGTCCGGCACCGACGCGGAATAA
- the mycP gene encoding type VII secretion-associated serine protease mycosin: MALSLAGGIPGPALEARVNYARTDQWHLNFLRVTDAHKVSQGDGITVALPDSGVDQHPDLKGNLLNGKDVIAGGSGDGLTDKDGHGTGMAGLIVAHGDERSGALGIAPKAKILPIFCSPPGKDGDSETLAAAIEFAISGGADVISISIAGGVSARLQQAVRMALQADILVVAAAGNAPWTQVVGYPARYPEVIAVGGVDRDGKRAAVSVTGPEIDVVAPAVDIYSTSIDGKYRKGTGTSDATAIVAGAAALIRSKYPYLPAREVAHRLTATAVDKGPPGRDDEYGYGVIDLVAALTADVPPLGFESVSAPAGTGSTTAAGAQPGDGSDGATARGLATLGVIVAAGVGWAVIARRRRRGDDPPPRISR, translated from the coding sequence ATGGCCTTGAGTCTTGCGGGAGGGATTCCAGGGCCTGCATTAGAAGCACGCGTCAATTACGCCCGCACCGACCAATGGCACCTCAATTTCTTGAGGGTCACTGACGCCCACAAGGTCAGCCAAGGCGATGGGATAACGGTTGCGCTTCCCGATAGCGGCGTAGATCAGCATCCGGACCTCAAGGGAAACCTCCTCAATGGCAAGGATGTAATCGCTGGAGGTAGCGGTGACGGGCTGACCGACAAAGACGGCCACGGCACGGGGATGGCTGGTCTCATTGTCGCTCACGGCGACGAGCGTTCAGGTGCACTCGGCATCGCACCAAAAGCGAAAATCCTGCCGATATTTTGTTCGCCACCCGGCAAGGATGGCGATTCAGAAACATTGGCAGCGGCAATAGAATTTGCTATCAGTGGGGGCGCTGATGTCATTAGCATCTCAATCGCCGGTGGGGTGAGCGCTCGCCTGCAACAGGCGGTCAGAATGGCCTTACAAGCTGACATCTTAGTTGTTGCTGCCGCCGGCAACGCGCCTTGGACACAAGTGGTGGGATATCCAGCACGCTACCCGGAAGTTATCGCTGTCGGTGGAGTCGACCGAGACGGGAAACGTGCTGCCGTCTCCGTCACTGGGCCGGAGATTGACGTGGTTGCGCCTGCGGTGGACATCTACAGCACGAGCATCGACGGCAAGTACCGCAAAGGCACCGGAACCTCTGACGCGACGGCGATCGTGGCGGGTGCGGCTGCGTTGATCAGGTCCAAGTACCCGTATCTGCCGGCCCGGGAGGTGGCGCACCGGCTCACGGCTACCGCCGTCGACAAAGGCCCTCCCGGGCGTGACGACGAGTACGGGTATGGAGTGATCGATCTTGTGGCGGCGCTGACGGCAGACGTACCGCCGCTGGGGTTTGAATCGGTGAGCGCTCCGGCCGGTACTGGCTCGACCACGGCGGCTGGTGCTCAGCCGGGCGATGGGAGCGATGGTGCGACAGCGCGCGGCTTGGCCACCCTCGGGGTGATCGTGGCTGCCGGGGTCGGGTGGGCGGTGATAGCGCGGCGACGTCGGCGTGGTGATGATCCGCCGCCCAGGATCAGTCGCTGA
- a CDS encoding LysR family transcriptional regulator ArgP codes for MDGLDSAQLRTLAAVVAEGSFDAAARLLHVTPSAVSQRIKALEETVGQVLVRRARPCVATDAGRPLLRLAGQLTLLEREALADARGPLAGGGRTRVAVVVNADSLATWFPAALARLPQRAGLSFDLRQDDQDHTAELLRDGSVTAAVTAQREAVQGCRVLRLGAMRYCALATPEFAASHFAGGLTAAALVSTPLLVFDRKDRVQHRFIRAVAGRSLDPPVHYVPSVPALSEAIRLGLGWSLVPEQIARDDLTAGRCVDLAPGRHLDVPLYWQHWRLESDVLSSLTAAVRAVASETLR; via the coding sequence ATGGACGGTCTCGACTCGGCCCAGCTGCGGACGCTCGCGGCGGTGGTGGCGGAGGGCAGCTTCGACGCGGCGGCCCGGCTGCTGCACGTCACGCCGTCGGCGGTCAGCCAACGGATCAAGGCGCTGGAGGAGACCGTCGGCCAGGTGCTGGTCCGCCGGGCCCGTCCGTGCGTGGCGACCGACGCCGGCCGCCCGCTGCTGCGCCTGGCGGGCCAGCTCACGCTGCTCGAACGGGAGGCGCTGGCCGACGCCCGCGGCCCGCTGGCCGGCGGTGGCCGCACCCGGGTCGCCGTGGTGGTCAACGCGGACTCGCTGGCCACCTGGTTCCCCGCCGCGCTGGCCCGGTTGCCGCAGCGGGCCGGGCTCTCGTTCGACCTGCGGCAGGACGATCAGGATCACACCGCCGAGCTGCTTCGCGACGGTTCGGTGACGGCGGCGGTGACCGCACAGCGGGAGGCAGTGCAGGGCTGCCGGGTGCTGCGGCTCGGGGCCATGCGCTACTGCGCGCTGGCCACCCCGGAATTCGCGGCATCCCACTTCGCCGGAGGACTCACCGCAGCCGCGCTGGTGAGCACCCCGCTCCTCGTCTTCGACCGGAAGGACCGGGTGCAGCACCGGTTCATCCGGGCGGTGGCCGGTCGGTCGCTCGACCCGCCGGTGCACTACGTGCCGTCGGTGCCGGCGTTGAGCGAGGCGATCAGGCTCGGGTTGGGCTGGAGTCTGGTGCCGGAGCAGATCGCCCGGGACGACCTGACCGCCGGTCGCTGTGTCGACCTCGCGCCGGGTCGACACCTCGACGTCCCGCTGTACTGGCAGCACTGGCGGCTGGAGTCGGACGTGTTGAGCTCCCTGACCGCCGCCGTCCGAGCGGTCGCCAGCGAGACGTTGCGCTGA
- a CDS encoding acyl-CoA carboxylase subunit epsilon codes for MSAEEPLFRVVRGVPTAEELAALVGAIIVRTRPATAPAPTTASAWARSGRPGNSSGWRAAGLPR; via the coding sequence ATGTCTGCCGAAGAGCCGCTGTTCCGGGTCGTCCGCGGCGTGCCCACCGCCGAGGAGTTGGCCGCTCTGGTGGGGGCGATCATCGTCCGGACCCGCCCGGCCACCGCCCCCGCCCCAACGACCGCGTCCGCCTGGGCGCGCAGCGGCCGGCCGGGCAACTCCAGTGGGTGGCGCGCCGCCGGCCTGCCCCGCTGA
- a CDS encoding serine/threonine-protein kinase, translating into MSNALPQLVADRYRLLSPLGQGGMGRVWKARDEVLHRDVAIKELVPPPGLTDEERREMRERSLREARAIARLNHANVVRIFDVLRTDGDPWIVMEYVASKSLQDTLAEDGPVSVARTVEIGLGVLGALSAAHKAGVMHRDVKPGNVLLGDDGRVVLTDFGLATIPGDPNVTRTGMVLGSPAYISPERARDGTAGPEADLWSLGATLYAAVEGKSPYARPSAIGTLAALATEPIPPPKNAGPLKAVLNGLLRKDPNERITAEVAERLLRRAAGKRSRGISLLDGVRRPGPNGPREPRLPVVPAPRPAESADRPVSPPPAAAATTSAATSAAAATPAADATPTAVVSSDTKAADPTALVSGESTAEAPAEPTATIDRPTDAEPTDAEPTAKVTAAPDTSGAPDTSGDGTTNVDDEPTVVDGPPVAPEQRKPTTPTSLMPPVSPAGRAAVPPSDGTKPNNTRRNLLIGAVVALLLIGLVVVVPMLTKDDDNKSPQANPTGAAATSAPAPTSASAPASPTTGAPSPSASATPSADPTALPAGWKLHRDPEGFALPIPDGWVRRDAGRNTVVFDEKNGPGELLVQWTNTPKKDAYADWKSIEGGRKDEVNNYQYLSIERCTFWKTCADWEWLETRDGQRIHVRNRGFVTASNRGYALRWEIAEKDWQANLPNFDRIAKGFVPDRKD; encoded by the coding sequence ATGTCGAACGCGCTTCCCCAACTCGTCGCTGACCGATACCGGCTTCTGTCGCCGCTCGGCCAGGGCGGCATGGGCCGGGTGTGGAAGGCGCGCGACGAGGTGCTGCACCGGGACGTCGCCATCAAGGAGTTGGTGCCGCCGCCCGGTCTCACCGATGAGGAACGCCGCGAGATGCGCGAGCGCTCGTTGCGGGAGGCGCGGGCCATCGCCCGACTCAACCACGCCAACGTCGTCCGCATCTTCGACGTGCTGCGCACCGACGGCGACCCGTGGATCGTCATGGAGTACGTGGCGTCGAAGTCCTTGCAGGACACTCTCGCCGAGGACGGCCCCGTGTCGGTGGCCCGCACGGTGGAGATCGGCCTGGGCGTGCTGGGCGCGCTGAGCGCCGCGCACAAGGCCGGCGTCATGCACCGCGACGTGAAGCCCGGCAACGTGTTGCTCGGCGACGACGGCCGGGTGGTGCTGACCGATTTCGGTCTCGCCACGATCCCGGGCGACCCCAACGTGACCCGCACTGGCATGGTGCTCGGCTCACCCGCGTACATCTCGCCGGAGCGGGCCCGGGACGGCACCGCCGGGCCGGAGGCCGACCTGTGGTCGCTGGGCGCGACGCTCTACGCGGCGGTCGAGGGTAAGTCGCCGTACGCCCGGCCGTCGGCGATCGGCACCCTGGCCGCGTTGGCCACCGAGCCGATTCCGCCGCCGAAGAACGCCGGTCCGCTCAAGGCCGTGCTCAATGGGCTGCTGCGCAAGGACCCGAACGAGCGCATCACCGCCGAGGTGGCGGAGCGCTTGCTGCGCCGCGCCGCCGGCAAGCGGTCGCGCGGGATTTCACTGCTCGATGGCGTACGCCGGCCTGGGCCGAACGGGCCGCGCGAGCCGCGCCTGCCTGTGGTGCCGGCCCCGCGACCGGCCGAGAGTGCGGACCGGCCGGTGTCGCCGCCGCCGGCCGCTGCCGCGACCACCTCCGCCGCCACCTCCGCTGCCGCGGCGACCCCCGCCGCCGATGCCACGCCCACGGCCGTCGTCTCCTCCGACACCAAGGCCGCCGACCCGACCGCCCTGGTGTCGGGCGAGTCGACCGCAGAGGCGCCGGCCGAGCCGACCGCCACGATCGACCGCCCGACCGATGCCGAGCCGACGGATGCCGAGCCGACCGCGAAGGTCACGGCCGCGCCCGACACGAGCGGCGCGCCCGACACGAGCGGCGACGGTACGACGAACGTCGACGACGAGCCGACCGTTGTCGACGGTCCGCCGGTGGCCCCGGAGCAGCGCAAGCCGACCACGCCGACGTCGCTCATGCCGCCGGTGAGCCCGGCCGGTCGTGCGGCGGTGCCGCCGTCGGATGGCACGAAGCCGAACAACACCCGACGTAACCTGCTGATCGGTGCCGTGGTCGCCCTGTTGCTGATCGGCCTCGTGGTTGTCGTGCCGATGCTGACGAAGGACGACGACAACAAGAGCCCGCAGGCCAACCCGACCGGTGCCGCAGCGACGTCGGCGCCCGCGCCGACCTCCGCTTCCGCGCCAGCGTCGCCCACCACCGGTGCCCCGAGCCCGTCGGCCTCGGCCACTCCCTCGGCCGACCCGACCGCGCTGCCGGCCGGCTGGAAGCTGCACCGGGACCCGGAAGGCTTCGCCCTGCCGATCCCCGACGGTTGGGTGCGCCGCGACGCTGGTCGGAACACTGTCGTGTTCGACGAGAAGAACGGGCCGGGGGAGCTGCTTGTGCAGTGGACCAACACCCCGAAGAAGGACGCGTACGCCGACTGGAAGAGCATCGAGGGCGGCCGCAAGGACGAAGTTAACAACTACCAGTACCTCAGCATCGAGCGCTGCACCTTCTGGAAGACCTGCGCGGACTGGGAGTGGCTGGAGACCCGGGACGGGCAGCGGATCCACGTCCGTAACCGCGGTTTCGTGACGGCCAGCAACCGCGGTTACGCCCTGCGGTGGGAGATCGCGGAGAAGGACTGGCAGGCCAACCTGCCGAACTTCGACCGGATCGCCAAGGGTTTCGTGCCCGACCGTAAGGACTGA
- a CDS encoding O-methyltransferase → MTTKSIPLTNELHAYLVAHGSPPDEIIRDLAEETRSVLPEHATMQVAPEQAAFLTFLTRLLGVRQAVEVGTFTGLSSLAIARGLTEGGRLTCFDISEEFTGIARRYWERAGVQDLIDLRIGPAADGLRELPHERHLDFAFIDADKTGYPIYWAELVPRMRPGGVIAVDNVLRGGRVIAPQDANDRAIAAFNDEVLADVRVDPVMLPIADGLTLARVR, encoded by the coding sequence ATGACCACCAAGTCGATCCCGCTCACCAACGAGCTGCACGCCTATCTGGTCGCACACGGCTCGCCGCCGGACGAGATCATCCGGGACCTGGCCGAGGAGACCCGGTCGGTGCTGCCGGAGCACGCCACCATGCAGGTGGCTCCGGAGCAGGCCGCGTTCCTGACGTTCCTCACCCGGCTGCTCGGCGTGCGGCAGGCCGTCGAGGTCGGCACGTTCACCGGGCTCTCGTCGCTGGCGATCGCCCGCGGGTTGACGGAGGGTGGGCGACTGACCTGCTTCGACATCTCCGAGGAGTTCACCGGCATCGCCCGGCGTTACTGGGAGCGCGCCGGCGTGCAGGATCTGATCGACCTGCGCATCGGCCCGGCCGCGGACGGGCTGCGGGAGTTGCCGCACGAACGGCACCTGGACTTCGCGTTCATCGACGCGGACAAGACCGGCTACCCGATCTACTGGGCCGAGTTGGTGCCCCGGATGCGTCCGGGTGGGGTGATCGCCGTCGACAACGTGTTGCGGGGCGGGCGGGTGATCGCCCCGCAGGACGCCAATGACCGCGCCATCGCCGCGTTCAACGACGAGGTCCTCGCCGACGTACGGGTGGACCCGGTGATGCTCCCGATCGCGGACGGCCTCACCCTCGCCCGGGTCCGCTGA